A segment of the Calonectris borealis chromosome 2, bCalBor7.hap1.2, whole genome shotgun sequence genome:
TCGTCTATTGCAAATACCGTTTCAGGAGGTGCGTGATGGATCGGTACCTGCTGCACCTGGCCATTGCGGACCTGCTCCTCCTCTTCACCCTCCCCTTCTGGGCCAAGGCTGCCTCCGATGGCTGGATCTTCAAGAACTTCATGTGCAAAGTCGTCAACAGCATGTATAAGATCAACTTCTACAGCTGCAGCTTGTTTCTAACCTGCATCAGCTTTGACAGGTACATCACTATTGTCCAGGCGACGAAAGCTAAAACTTCTAAGCGAAGGCGGCTCTTGCGCAGCAAACTCATGTGCTTGGCTGTCTGGCTGACGTCCGTGAGCCTGTGCATCCCAGAAATCATGTACAGCCAAAGCACGCGGGTGGGTGACGTAACAGTTTGCAAAATTACATACCCACCAAACCTCAGCATGGTCTTCAGAGTTACTGTCCTGGCCTTGAAAGTCACAATCGGATTCTTCCTCCCGCTGCTTGTCATGGTTATTTGTTACGCCCTTATCATCAACACCCTCCTGCAAGCCAAAAGATCCCAGAAGCAGAAGTCCCTGAAGATCATCACCACGATCAtcactgctttccttctctctcagttCCCGTACAATATTGTTTTGCTGGTCAAAGCCATCAACACCTACACCAGGGTGGCATACAGCTGTCAGGCTGCCAACCGGCTGGACATCGGGCTGCAGGTCACCCAGAGCATTGCCTTCCTCCACAGCTGCCTCAACCCCTTCCTCTACGTCTTTGCTGGCGAGCGGTTCAGGACGGCGCTGGGCAGGATGGTGCAGAGCGGCGGCTGCTGCCGGCGCGGGGGCCAAGAGCAGTGCTCCTCCGCCTGCGACAGCCAGGAGCGCGGCTCAGACTGGTCCTTTGCCATGCTGGGCAGGCGGCGGGTGAGAAGCTCGCTGACCCTCAGCACCCATTTGACCTCCTCTGTTACGCCCCCTCCTTGCCAAGTCCTCTTGTAAGTTAgtcgtcccccccctcccctccggaGGAGCACCAAACTCTTTGGAAACGGTCTCAGAGACTGCCTCAGAggagcggggagggctgggggctcctCGGCGCCCCGTGCTTGCCGTGTGGGGCCCCGCCTGGGCTTGCTGGCTGAAAGGAAGGGAAACCTTTGGCACAGGGCAGCAAAACGGAGCCATGCTTGTTGTAAGCAGAACTGATAGAAGATAAAAGCTGTAAATACCCAGCCCATCTGCAGCTCAGACCACAACTTGAAATAACAAGCCTTGCAGGGAGGCGATAAGCCCAGCGACCGCAGCAGCAGGGGCAGATGCAGCAGCATGAACCACCCAtaggaagcagcaggagggggTCCAGCCTTCGCTTGCTGTCCAGCCGGAGTCTCCTACGGAGATGGCCAGGCTTGGGAGCCCTGCCCACACCGACACCAGGCCCCCTCCCTTGTAAAGGAGAACAGCCTTTAGCTCCTACACTGGTTTATCGCAGCAGGTAAATGCTGCTGTCTGTGCCAGCGCAGACACAAGTCTGTTTTGCTGCACGGGTGGTTTGTGTTGCAAAGGAAAGCCAATCGTTCATGTTCATAAAGTGGTCGTTACAGAATTAAATCTGTCTTTCTCCTATATTTTAGCTATGTGATGTAAAGTGAGATTGGGTATAATTTAGTTGCTACAGCTCCTACTTTGATACTGGAAACAAATCGCACCTTGCAATAAAAATTCAAGGGCATCAGAGAGGTTGAGTTGTCTGCCCTGGAGATATTTGCCCTATGGTGCAAAGCCGTAGTAAATGAgaacacaaaaaccaaacccatggTTCAACAGACCACTGGTTATGTACTGATATCCCTGCTAACGGTGAGAAAATATATTTAGCCTGGGGCCAGTAAGACAGAGAGTAATTAAGTGTCAAACCTAACGTTAATGAAAATTGGATTGAGACTTAAGTTGGTGGAGGCAGCGGTTCCCAAAAGCGATGTGCTGCAACGCACCCTGCAACTTCTATAGGGCTTTCGGCGTGCCGGCGCTGGCACCATAACGGTGCCCGAGGCCGCCGGGGCACCGCGTGGCCGATCCCCCTCGCTCGTCCCCCCTCCGGGCCGCGGCATCGCCTGTCCTGCCCAACCGCAGCCTCCTCCCAGTCTTCAATCGCAAGTTGTAGTGCTCAGgaagctttcttttaaataatcaCATTTAACCTGGTTTGCCTCCTGGTAATTATTTCTTGCAGGAACAAAGTATTTCTGTTGTGCATTAATCGTTAAAGCGTGTCAATAAACATGAGCTTTCTGCAAGGTTTGGCGCTGCTTTTTTAGCTAATAGGGAATATTTGAGCAGATGGGCTTCTAGTTTCATATATGTTTATTaggatttaaaaattttttttacctttcccttaaggaaagaaatggtgaaagatttatgtattttttactaTATGTGTAagaagggttggggtttttttgtgatttgtGTCAAGCTCAATGTGAACGGAAGCTGAAATTCTGTTAAATAAAGGCACTGTCACAAACAGCGAGGGGATGAACTGGTTGTTTCTTGCCCACGCGTCCTTCCCAGGTTTGGATCCCTATGCATAACCTGTTTCCAATGACAGGATTTACCCCTCCCAAAAAAGGCCAGAGGAAAACCTTGTGAACAGGATTTACTATGGGTGTCTAAGCCTTGGGGTGTGGAAGTCGCAGCTGAGGACCCCGCAGGTGCCGGAGTGGGTTTTGGCTCCCGAGGCGGTGGGTGGGGTGCAGTTTtgggagggagggcaggtttCTGAGGGCGCGGGAGGAGGGAGCACGCTGGGGGCAGATGCATCCCCacggcagctaagccccaccaccccttcccagggatgggggcCAGGGGGTCCTCCCAGCCCCAAAAGAGCCCTCGAGTcgtgcaaacaaacaaacaaacaaagcatgcAAATCTTAGCAGCGGTCCTACCTGGTGCCCTCAAGCTTCTCTTCCCTGCACGGTGTCCTGCCGATCCCGGGAACTTGAATTTTGGGGCCTCTTAACGAGGGTAAAAGCTTCTTTGCTCCACGAAATGTGGTGGGAAATTTTCATGCTTGGTTGGCAAGTGAAACTGTTGAGGGTGGTGAAACGGCCATGAACTTTCAGCAGTTTGGGGCGGCAGGGTCATCTCTGGGTCACGCTCGTCCCGCTCTGAGTCAGGCTGCTCCCCGCCGCTTTGCCCGGGGAAGCGGGGGGAccagcccccccgggccgggtTTTCCCTCCTAGGGTCCGTCCCGCCAGGGCTGCCCGCAGTCCAGCAGCCGCTGGCGGCTTCCCAGGCTGCCGGTGCCCCCCCAACTCACAGGGAAGCTGCCTTCCTGCGGCCCCTCCGGCTGCAGCCTCATCCCCGGCGGGGTCCCTCCCTGCCGGCCACCACGCAGCAGGGACTTGATCATGGAGGTGCCTGCTGCCATTGCCCCCTCCTCCGTCTGCCAGGGACCTCTGTCCTCCAGCAGCTCAGCTTCTTGCGGCCAAGCCCTCCTGGGGCTCCTCTGTCCCTCTGTTCTGAGGTTTTAGCTGGATTTATTCCACTGATATCCCTCTCATGCCTCCCTAGGGTGTCCCCAGCCTTCAGCTGATGCTGCTTCCCCGGAGGGCAGGTTTCTCCGAAGGTGAGGGGCATtgcctcccctgccccacggcccctcACGCCGCCCCTGGGACACTGCCTGCGCCTTACCCACAGCTCCAGCAGGACAGACACCGAGCAGTTGTTGGAAGCCCCGGGAGAGGCCTGAGATCTTACaggctcccctcccctctctttaAGGCCATTTTTACCCAGATGTTCCCAGTTTTGGGTTGCAGTCTCCTCTGCTGTCCCTTTTCTTTGAAGGAGCAGCTCAGCTTGTCTCTGCCCTGAGCGTTGCATCGTCACCCTGAGACCCTTCAACTCCTTGTCCCCACCTCAGACTTCTGAGAGCCAGAGATGTGCCAGGACCCCAGATTTCACCAGGACAGGAACGGGGCCAGACCTGCCCGCTGGCCTGTCACCCCCAAACTATGCAAAGGCCGGGAGCTGTGCTGTAGCGGGGACAGCCATGGCAGTAGCTTCGGCTTGTCGTCGATTCGCTACGGTGAAGGGCTCGGCGGTAGCCGCGACCGTGGTGCAGGCAGTCACGTAGCATGGCGGCGGCCTGCCTGTGGTACAAGGAGAGGAAGTTGGGAGAGCCGGTGAGAAACTTTCACTCTCTGCAGGCAAACCCGCCTGACTgatgcctgctcctgcctgaaACAGAGACGTGCTTTAGAGAAGCGCCTCTTCCAGAGAGCAGAAAAGCAATGGAAAGGTGTGAGAGAATGGCGATGGGTGCTGCAAGAATCACTGAAGTCATGGTGGATAAAGTAGCCCAAAACCATCGATCTGAGTTCGGTACGTGCAAACCCACCATTTCCAAGTATGATCTGGATCAATTATCCACCATTTAACTGGCCAGACTCTGTAGTCCCAGCACCCCCAAGTGCTGTCTGTTTTTCCCAAGCCTTCTGGGCCGTATGTATTTTGAAACCTTATATTTGGACTTCAGAGCATCCCTGTGACATTTCAAGGCTAACGGAGAGGATACCGCTGTCTCGTGGCAGCTTCACACGGTCCCCACAGCAAAATGTCATACTGGGTGTGCGAAGGCCAATATTTGGGGCACAGGCCAAGATACACTTAGAAGTGTATCATACAATCATCTGATTTACCTCCCAGACAAAGCTATCTCTACAAGGCAGAAAAGGGACACACATTCTCAATGatatagaattttatttttttaattcctgaggttaaaaaaggaaaaaaaaaagcatcaagaaaCATTCCAGTACACAAGACCCCACGTGAGGCAGCACTGGGTCTGGGAGAGCCTTGCTCCTAGCACCAAAGAAGGGAGGAGATGTTGTGCTGTATGAATAAACACGGATTATTGGAGATGTACACAAAGGCTTTCAACAGCTACAGcctcctctgcagagctgttgcACAGCGAAGCGCGGTCGCTTACACAGTCCAGGTCCCTCGTACTGTGGGCTAGGCTTCGCTGGAGACTGTCCCAACAAGAAGCCTCTGAGCTTCTTGGAgcgggagctggtgctgctgccggggcgcggggacGGGAAGCGTCGCAGCCTCCACCCAGCAGGAAACTCCCGTGAGGGAACAGAAATAACGGATAGAAGAAGCAATGACTTCGCTGTCCTCCCGACCCCACTGGGGTGGCCCCAGCAGCTCAGACGAGCCTACGCGTTTACCACGTGCCCCGGGGCTGGGACTGCAGATGCAAACACAGAGGCGACACGTGAAGAGTGCCTGCGACTCTCCCTCCCGCAGCCATGCAACGTAACCCGGGCGTACAGACCCGGCCAGGACCTGGGGAAAACCAGATGGGAGCCCTCAGCTGAAGGACAACGCTGCTCGGTGTCGTGGACGACAGTGAGTGCAGTTGCTGTCCTTGGGGCGGCTTTGTTTTTACCTCCGAGGGGAAGCAAAGGCGGATGAAGGTATTTCTCAGCCACGGGGCTGCGCCCTTGCTGGGGGAGGCCCAGCTGCTCCGAGCCACCAGGACACGGTGATATTTCCTCTTGCTTGGGGGCCGGCACACTTAGTACTTATTTAAGGAtctccactgctgctctgctgtacTGTACAGATGTGCCCTTTGTCCACCAGCATGACAaactattttctattttccttattttgtaaaattttttccTGCTTAGAAGTGTATCGTACAATCATCTGATTTACCTCCCAGACAAAGCTATCTCTACAAGGCAGAAAAGGGACACACATTCTCAATGatatagaattttatttttttaattcctgaggttaaaaaaggaaaaaaaaaagcatcaggaaaCATTCCAGTACACAACCGTCTACATCTCTGTAACTGTACAGACGCCGGTATACATAAATCTCTTTTTCCCCCATCTGGAGCCTGAAGTTTGATGTGAACGGGGTTTGCAAGTCTTTGGCAGTTAAGACCAAAAGATGCTTCTG
Coding sequences within it:
- the CCR9 gene encoding C-C chemokine receptor type 9, with the protein product MAVASVATHPGKTSLDCYRNDSTVLSLYGNLVNGTDFMCDKRQVRQFARAFLPVFFWLIFSVGTVGNALVVLVYCKYRFRRCVMDRYLLHLAIADLLLLFTLPFWAKAASDGWIFKNFMCKVVNSMYKINFYSCSLFLTCISFDRYITIVQATKAKTSKRRRLLRSKLMCLAVWLTSVSLCIPEIMYSQSTRVGDVTVCKITYPPNLSMVFRVTVLALKVTIGFFLPLLVMVICYALIINTLLQAKRSQKQKSLKIITTIITAFLLSQFPYNIVLLVKAINTYTRVAYSCQAANRLDIGLQVTQSIAFLHSCLNPFLYVFAGERFRTALGRMVQSGGCCRRGGQEQCSSACDSQERGSDWSFAMLGRRRVRSSLTLSTHLTSSVTPPPCQVLL